GAATGGACGAAGGAAAAGAGGAAATAGGGCGAAGAAAAGGACCTGGTGTTTGCGTATAAAGATGTCGCCGTTCCCCGACGtcttgctactactactaGTCCCTTGAAGACGTCATTACTCAACTATCTACAGTCAATTCAGATCACGGGACCTACAGCAATATCAATCGAGGCTGCAGAAAGAGATATTTGTTATAGACGACAAGATGAAGGAAGCACAGGTTGCACAGGACCTAACGGTCACTATCAAAGATGTGCCAATGCCCACACCAGGACCCGACCAAGTCGTCATTAAGGTCATAGTCAGCGGTAGTAACCCCAAGGACTGGTACGTTCTACAGTCGAACCTCACGATCTCCCCCTAGAACAATAAAATGAATAATCTCATCCAAGAGTCAACCCCCATCTAACCTCACGCCCCAGGAAAATCCCCGCCTACAACATGGCACCCAACACAAACTCGGGCGACGACATCGCAGGCTACATTCACACCGTCGGCGCAAACGTCTACGAATTCAAGCCGGGTGACCGCGTCGCCTCCTTCCACAAGATGCTCACCCCAGGTGGTTCGTTTGCCGAATACGCCGTCGGCCACGCCCACACCACATTCCACATCCCGGCGTCCGTCTCCTTTGAAGCCGCTGCCACCATCCCCCTCGCCGCCATGACAGCGGCTATCGGTCTACACCAACGCATGGGTCTGCCTGATCCGTGGAGTGCTGCAACATCAACGCCAGAGAAAGAAAAGACGCCGACGCCATTACTCGTCTACGGCGGCGCCAGCGCCGTCGGCGCATTCACCATCAAACTCGCCCGCCGCGCAGGCATCCACCCCATCATCGCCGTCGCCGGCCGCGGCATCCCCTTTGTAGAATCCCTCATCGATCACGCCGCCGGCGACACAATCGTCGATTACCGCGACGGCGACGCGGCTGTCGTTTCTGGTATCCAGACCGCGCTTGCTGGGAGCAAATTACACCACGCCTACGACGCTGTGAGTGAACATGGGTCGTATACTAATATCGTGCAAGTGCTTGAGCCGGAGGGTCAGCTTGTGTTGGTGCTTCCCGGAAAACAGTACGAGGGTATTCCGGAAAGTGTCAAGATGCGGGTTACGAGTGTGGGCGAGGCGCATGGCGGGGATGCGGATTTTGCGTTTGTTATGTTTAGGTATCTAGCGAGGGGGTTGCAGGAGGGCTGGTTTGTGCCGCATCCGTACGAGGTGGTGCCGGGTGGGTTGGGGGGTGTGGAGACGGGGTTGAGGAATCTGAAGGAGGGGAAGGCGAGTGCGGTTAAGTATGTTTTTAGGGTTGGGGAGGAGTGATAGTGCGTTGGATGGGGAGATTGATGGAGGATGTGGGTGCAAGTCATGTATGTATATAAGTATATTGAGATTTATATTTTATGTGCCGCAGGGGGATATATATGCCATTTCGTCAAAGAGCAGCAACACAAAGCGTGAGATATAAAAAGGTATtgagagaagaagagaaagaaaaagagaagagaagaatgccagtcgtcttcgtcgttTTCTTCGTCAAAAAAGAAAAGGCGACAAGAATCATCATCATGGTTGTCTCGTAGACCGCATGACCAAAAAAAGGGTGTGGGGAGAGGGAAGTTGTGAAAGCAAAAAAGCCCAACAACACCCCAAGCAGGCCACCAATCAACAGCCAAAAAAAACCCCAGCAAAAACCCGAAAAAGGTATACATGCAAAAACACCGCGTAACCCCAGCCCCAGCGCCCTATTGTAGCGAAACCGCATATCTGTCATCATCCCAAACATCATGTGCCCATCTCCACCACCCTACCCCACCTACCTCGAACCTACTCATCGCGGTAAAACTTCTTGAAAATCAAATGCAAGAACAAATTAACATTAACCCTCGCGACGCCCTCACCCGCGGCGGCACCCCTCGCGCCCTCACCAAACAAATTCATAAATTGGTGATTATCGAACTGAGCCTGCAGCAGCCCATCAAGCGGGACCTCAGCAAACGCACCAGGAATCATCATGGACCCTTGGGAGCCCTGAATCTCAAAGATACCAGTCTGGTTGCTTGAGATAGTCATATCGAGGCGATCCCACTGGCGCTCGTGGTAGCCAGACCACGAGATGAGGATGCCCTTTTCAGCCAGGTTGCGGGCCGAGTACTTGAAGGAGCCGAAGCGGTATTCGCGACCAGAGTTTTTGAGCTCGCGCTGGTGGTTGTACTGGCGGGTGAAGGGGAGGAGGAATTTCTTTTTTCCCTTTTTCGATTGCAGGGTTACCATGGCTTGCTCGATGTAGTCGTTGTAGGATTTGAGTTGGGATTCGAGGAAATGCGCCTTCTCGTCTAGCGCTGCGAGCGTGGTGCGCACGCCTTCCAATTCCCTGGCGCGCTGTATGCGTCTTCGGTGCTTGGTGCGGATGTCGAGGGCGATGGCGTTGAGTAGATCTTGGTAGTTGTTGGTGTGGGTGATGCGGCCTGCGCGTTGGAGCTGCACCATGTTCTCAAGACAGTACTGCTTGAGTGTGGGGTAGTCGAGATCGAGCACAGAGTTGGAGCCCATGTCGGTCGTGTAGGTTGAGGCGGCGGAAGAGCGGACTACATTGTTTTGTTTCCGTGTTCGGTCTTTCCGTTGTGCAATTATTTCTTCGCGGACAAGCGCGTCCCAGCGGTCTTCGTCCTCGGGGGTGACGGGCTTGCACATGATTTCTGTAAGGTTCGCGCCCGTCTGGACACGGATGATGTAGAGGACGTAACGCTTGGTCTCCATGAAGAGAGACTTGATCGCAGCATCGGGATCTAGACATGTTAGCAAAAGCCAGTAAAGTAGAATAAGAGTGCTTACCCTCTTGCTCGTGGTACTTGGGGTTCAGAGTCAGGGTGATTTCGCTAGCGCTAACATGCAACAACTCATTCTCGTTGTTCTTAGCGCTACCAAGCTCACGGATGACCTCACGAAGGGGATCGTCTTGCGAAGGGCAAAGGCTCGATAGATCGTCGATGACAAGGTTGTGGATGGCAAAGACATCGGCAAGCTTGATGTAGAGAGTTGGCTTTGTCCTGGCGAAGAGATCGTTGAACTCGTCAATCTCGAACTGAGCTTCTGCAGGACGAACGTTGATCATGTTCGACCAGATGTCTTGCAGACGATCAATGGCCTCGGTGATGTAGCTGTTAAGAGGTTGTAGATAGATGTCTTCACCACCAAACAGCTTACCAACCGCGATCTGACTCAGCACCTTACCGACGGCTCCAAGGTTCCTGTTCATGACTGGTGACAACCCGCGGTCTACCACACCCCAGTGCTGGGGTTGTAACAGAGCAGGCTGGATGTATGACTTCCACGCCCAGTGACCTGTTATTTGCAGCAGCTGCTCTTGTGGCTCGTAAGGGAACTTTGCCCGGAGCTCCTCGAACATTTGCTGTGCAATGTATCGTACGCCGTACGGCATGCGATGAAGGACCTCCTCGAACGTGGTGAAGTACTGGTCAGCAACATCTCGCAAGTCTTGTAGGTTGTGAATGAAGGTTCCACGCGTTTCGGGGTCCTTCAGAGCTACGTCACGCGAAACGTTAGGGTCACGACGACTCCGTTGACCAGTTCGCAGCTCCTCGTTGTTGATTGCTGAGCGGTAGATTTGCATGGGGTCGCTCTCCAGATCTAGGTGCTCGTTCTCGATAATGTTTTCGCGGATAACTGTTCCAAGGACCTCCTTGAGGAACTTCCGGTCCCTTGGAGACCGAACGTAGTTGGCGAACAGCTTGGTCCAGAAGAAGTTTCCGCGAAGATACTCGTGCAGCGACGCGCATCCCTCAATCTCCTCTTTCAAAGACCGTGTCAGGAGCTTTAGTAGCCAGTACTCTTCCCTGCGCTTCTGAGCCAAACCAAACAGACTCATAGTCAGCTGTTCAATGCGCTTAGTATCACCATCGGCCAGACCTTGTTCGCGAACCCGCCTGAAAAGTCGTGCCAGATATTGCGGCTGGGTTTGCAAAACAAAGAAGAGCTCCTGGTACTGTTCGAGCTTCCGACGAGAGTTCTTGTTGAGGGCTTTGAGATCGAAGGGGTCCTTTGATGAGATGTCTTTGCTGCTGAGTAGAGTTCCGACATTGCCACCAAAATGCTTTTGATGCTTGACGACTTCATCAAGAGTAATCTTGTTCTTTACAAGCAGCGCAATCTTGATGTCGAGTTGATCGACGTACTGCTCGGCGAGTTCGTTTTGTCGTACATGCTGTACAACCGTTTTGCGCAGCCGCTCAAACTCTGGAATTACGTTAGCTGGGGGCCGTCTGAAATCACAAGAAACAACTTACCAATCTCTTCATCAAAGTCGATGTCGTTATCGTTGAGGAGATGTACAAAATTCTTGACTGTCGAGACAGGAGGGTTGGTTCCGCTTGTCAAGCTCTTGTAGGCCTCACCCTGTTGTCGTCCACGGATGAAGCTCTGTACTTTGATGACCTTCTCCATGTTCTCCTTGTAGAACTGCTGCTTTTCGGCAAACTTCTGTCGGATGATCAAACCACGCGCCATGGTTTGTAGCTCCACGATGGCTTCCTCGTGCTCCTC
The sequence above is a segment of the Pyrenophora tritici-repentis strain M4 chromosome 3, whole genome shotgun sequence genome. Coding sequences within it:
- a CDS encoding Qor, NADPH:quinone reductase and related Zn-dependent oxidoreductase produces the protein MKEAQVAQDLTVTIKDVPMPTPGPDQVVIKVIVSGSNPKDWKIPAYNMAPNTNSGDDIAGYIHTVGANVYEFKPGDRVASFHKMLTPGGSFAEYAVGHAHTTFHIPASVSFEAAATIPLAAMTAAIGLHQRMGLPDPWSAATSTPEKEKTPTPLLVYGGASAVGAFTIKLARRAGIHPIIAVAGRGIPFVESLIDHAAGDTIVDYRDGDAAVVSGIQTALAGSKLHHAYDAVSEHGSYTNIVQVLEPEGQLVLVLPGKQYEGIPESVKMRVTSVGEAHGGDADFAFVMFRYLARGLQEGWFVPHPYEVVPGGLGGVETGLRNLKEGKASAVKYVFRVGEE